In Listeria monocytogenes, the following proteins share a genomic window:
- a CDS encoding leucine-rich repeat domain-containing protein: MKKFILASLACTTLISFSPLVGQVEVNAATTNIATAPEKNLQEAPPATVDQIFPDDALAFKVAQELGVSEDTVVTQEQLDTIETMVYVDFGVEDLTGMEYLHNLKFVDLSQNKISNLESLANLTELETVSLNYNQITDITPLMNSPKLYNLELGVNQISTLPSFENLTNLKILNLSSNQLQDISALKDTPQLTNLSISANNISDISVLSECDNLQAFYAESNQLTSIEALRNKTKLEYFDANFNQIKDVTPLSTIPTIRSIKMEENQISDFSSLAGHRLELFDATGQNIYLPDIALGDSTNIVMKDNLGVTLHDWVWYTPGTYQNDTLTWENAGDNSAYFLNNQYPTFPSVTVTVYQTVTP; the protein is encoded by the coding sequence ATGAAAAAATTTATTCTAGCAAGCCTTGCATGTACGACTTTGATTAGTTTTAGTCCCTTGGTAGGGCAAGTCGAAGTAAATGCTGCTACAACAAACATTGCCACTGCCCCAGAAAAAAATTTACAAGAAGCTCCTCCAGCCACGGTTGATCAAATTTTCCCAGATGATGCTCTAGCTTTTAAAGTTGCACAGGAACTAGGTGTTTCCGAAGATACAGTCGTCACACAAGAACAACTAGATACTATCGAAACAATGGTATATGTGGATTTCGGTGTGGAAGATTTAACAGGCATGGAATATTTACACAACTTAAAATTTGTCGATTTAAGCCAAAATAAAATTAGCAACTTAGAGAGTCTCGCTAATTTAACAGAACTAGAAACGGTATCACTTAACTACAATCAAATTACAGATATTACTCCACTAATGAACTCACCTAAATTATATAACTTAGAATTAGGCGTTAACCAAATCTCCACTTTACCATCCTTCGAAAATTTAACTAATTTAAAGATATTAAATCTAAGTAGCAATCAACTACAAGACATTTCGGCGCTAAAAGATACTCCTCAATTAACTAATTTATCTATTTCAGCAAATAATATATCAGACATCAGTGTCCTTTCAGAATGCGATAATCTCCAAGCTTTTTATGCCGAAAGCAATCAACTGACTTCTATTGAAGCATTAAGAAATAAAACAAAACTAGAATATTTCGATGCTAATTTTAATCAAATTAAAGATGTTACACCTCTCAGTACCATTCCAACAATTAGGTCAATAAAAATGGAAGAAAATCAGATTAGTGATTTCAGCTCATTGGCAGGTCACCGCTTAGAATTGTTTGATGCTACTGGACAAAATATATACCTTCCAGATATTGCACTCGGTGATTCCACTAATATTGTAATGAAAGATAACCTCGGAGTAACATTACATGATTGGGTTTGGTACACCCCAGGAACTTATCAAAATGATACCCTTACTTGGGAAAATGCAGGCGATAATTCCGCTTACTTTTTAAATAATCAATATCCAACTTTCCCTTCTGTCACAGTCACGGTCTACCAAACAGTTACTCCTTAA
- a CDS encoding SMI1/KNR4 family protein: MANLQDRLARIQAKITALKEKDPDLNLFGSESHTYKLNQPLSNQTLTEFENAHQITLPQDYRAFLEQIGNGGMGPYYGLETLVDGLCASLDYKDEKYGVQTLSEPFPHTDDWTAPGYKEGMSDEDYDAWQELCFQDKEVFGLLRIANFGCGVSINLVVNGPSYGEIWVDDRNNDNGVYPDFYFGNEERLGFLEWYELWLDKSIEEFE, encoded by the coding sequence ATGGCTAACCTTCAAGATCGGCTAGCTAGAATCCAAGCAAAAATCACTGCGTTAAAAGAAAAAGATCCCGATTTGAATTTATTTGGTTCAGAAAGCCACACCTATAAACTCAATCAACCTTTGTCTAATCAAACGCTTACCGAATTTGAGAATGCGCATCAAATTACGTTACCCCAAGATTATCGTGCTTTTCTCGAGCAAATTGGTAACGGCGGAATGGGTCCTTACTATGGCTTAGAAACGCTAGTGGACGGGCTTTGTGCCTCGCTTGATTACAAGGATGAAAAGTACGGGGTGCAAACGTTAAGTGAACCTTTTCCACATACAGATGATTGGACCGCTCCTGGTTATAAAGAAGGAATGTCCGATGAAGATTATGATGCTTGGCAAGAACTGTGCTTCCAAGATAAAGAAGTATTTGGACTTCTGCGTATCGCTAATTTTGGTTGTGGCGTTTCGATTAATCTTGTTGTAAACGGTCCTTCTTATGGAGAAATTTGGGTGGATGACAGAAATAATGATAATGGCGTCTATCCTGATTTTTACTTTGGGAATGAAGAACGTTTAGGCTTTCTTGAATGGTATGAGTTATGGTTAGATAAATCTATAGAGGAATTTGAATAA
- a CDS encoding glycoside hydrolase family 1 protein → MEHQKRSPFPKDFLWGSASAAYQIEGAWDADGKGKSVWDEYVRIPGTTFKGTNGDVAVDHYHRYKEDVKLMADAGLKAYRFSIAWTRIFPNGKGEVNEAGLKFYDNLIDELLKYDIEPLVTLYHWDIPQALFDEYGGWESRQVIEDFTNYSTTLFKRYGDRVKYWVSLNEQNIFVGMGYGQALHPPKVSDPKRMYAVNHIANLANASVIKAFHEIVPDGKIGPSFAYTPHYPIDTDPKNVQAADDAEELNSYFWMDMYAFGRYPKAVWKYLEENDIAPVIEDGDMELLASAKPDFMGVNYYQSATVAYNPLDGVGQNNEMNFTGKKGSTKETGVPGVYKKVVNPFVKTTNWDWTIDPKGLQIALRRINSRYALPILITENGLGEFDKLVDGEVNDDYRIDYLSAHATAIRDAISDGVDMLGYCTWSFTDLLSWLNGYQKRYGFVYVDRDVEDDAPMTRIPKKSYYWYKQVIETNGADL, encoded by the coding sequence ATGGAACATCAAAAACGTTCACCATTCCCGAAAGATTTCTTATGGGGTTCTGCATCGGCAGCTTATCAAATCGAAGGCGCATGGGACGCAGACGGCAAAGGTAAATCAGTTTGGGACGAATATGTCCGCATTCCTGGAACTACTTTCAAAGGTACAAATGGCGATGTAGCTGTTGACCATTATCACCGTTATAAAGAAGACGTAAAACTAATGGCAGACGCTGGCCTAAAAGCTTACCGTTTCTCTATCGCTTGGACTCGTATTTTCCCAAATGGTAAAGGCGAAGTGAATGAAGCTGGATTGAAATTTTATGATAACTTAATTGATGAGTTGCTTAAATATGACATTGAACCGCTTGTAACGCTTTATCACTGGGATATCCCACAAGCATTATTTGATGAATACGGTGGCTGGGAATCTCGCCAAGTTATTGAAGATTTCACAAATTATTCCACAACGCTATTCAAACGTTACGGTGACCGCGTGAAATATTGGGTTTCCTTGAATGAGCAAAATATCTTTGTTGGTATGGGTTATGGTCAAGCGCTTCACCCGCCAAAAGTTAGCGATCCAAAAAGAATGTACGCAGTAAACCATATTGCGAACTTAGCTAATGCGAGTGTTATCAAAGCTTTCCACGAAATCGTTCCTGATGGAAAAATTGGACCAAGTTTTGCTTACACACCACATTATCCAATCGACACAGATCCTAAAAACGTTCAAGCTGCCGACGATGCAGAAGAATTAAACAGTTATTTCTGGATGGATATGTATGCTTTTGGGCGCTATCCGAAAGCGGTTTGGAAATATTTAGAAGAAAACGATATCGCGCCAGTTATTGAAGACGGCGATATGGAACTTCTTGCTTCTGCAAAACCAGATTTCATGGGCGTAAACTATTACCAATCCGCAACTGTTGCTTACAACCCGCTTGATGGCGTTGGTCAAAACAACGAAATGAACTTCACTGGTAAAAAAGGTAGCACGAAAGAAACTGGAGTTCCTGGCGTTTACAAAAAAGTCGTTAATCCTTTTGTGAAAACAACGAACTGGGACTGGACAATCGATCCAAAAGGCTTACAAATTGCGCTTCGTCGTATTAACAGCCGCTATGCTTTACCGATTTTAATTACTGAAAATGGTTTAGGTGAATTTGATAAATTAGTTGATGGCGAAGTAAACGATGACTACCGTATTGACTATCTAAGCGCGCACGCAACTGCTATTCGCGATGCAATCAGTGATGGTGTTGATATGTTAGGCTATTGTACTTGGAGCTTCACAGACCTTCTAAGCTGGTTAAACGGCTATCAAAAACGTTACGGTTTTGTTTATGTTGACCGCGACGTGGAAGATGATGCGCCAATGACACGTATTCCGAAGAAAAGTTATTATTGGTATAAACAAGTGATTGAAACTAATGGAGCAGATTTATAA
- the yidA gene encoding sugar-phosphatase, with protein sequence MYKLIAIDIDGTLLTDDHKVTDEVKEAIRQAKLKGVKVVLCTGRPLVGVENYLTELELREEGDYVISFNGAFVQDTFTKEVISHLTLGIDDLKEIYQVSLDSNLHMHFFDDKALYTPNREIGKYTIVEAYLTGSQLIYKEIENVPEDFIMSKAMFIEEAPELEVGIAKIPESFREKYHLVRSTPFYLEILNRDASKGNAVKELSEKIGIKQSEVMCIGDQENDVTMLEFAGLGIAMGNAPERIKQLADYTTASNNDSGVAKAIQKFVLDK encoded by the coding sequence TTGTATAAATTAATCGCGATTGATATTGATGGAACACTACTGACAGATGATCATAAGGTTACGGATGAAGTAAAAGAAGCCATTCGCCAAGCAAAACTAAAAGGCGTAAAAGTGGTTCTCTGTACTGGACGTCCGCTTGTTGGTGTAGAAAATTATTTAACTGAACTTGAACTACGTGAGGAAGGCGATTACGTTATTAGTTTTAACGGCGCATTTGTTCAAGATACGTTTACAAAAGAAGTTATTTCTCACTTAACGCTTGGCATAGACGATTTAAAAGAAATTTATCAAGTGAGTTTAGATAGCAATTTGCACATGCATTTCTTTGATGACAAAGCGCTTTATACGCCGAACCGTGAAATCGGCAAATACACGATTGTCGAAGCTTATCTTACTGGTAGCCAACTGATTTATAAAGAAATCGAAAACGTGCCGGAAGATTTTATTATGTCAAAAGCAATGTTTATTGAAGAAGCCCCTGAGCTAGAAGTTGGTATTGCGAAAATTCCGGAATCTTTCCGTGAAAAATATCATTTAGTTCGTAGCACGCCTTTCTACTTGGAAATTCTAAATCGTGACGCTAGTAAAGGTAACGCGGTCAAAGAACTTTCCGAAAAAATTGGCATTAAGCAAAGCGAAGTTATGTGCATTGGCGACCAAGAAAATGACGTTACAATGCTTGAATTCGCTGGTCTTGGTATTGCGATGGGCAATGCTCCAGAAAGAATTAAGCAATTAGCTGACTATACGACTGCATCGAACAATGATAGTGGTGTAGCAAAAGCAATTCAAAAATTTGTGCTGGATAAATAA
- a CDS encoding GNAT family N-acetyltransferase translates to MKRNYHVKFLNEKDVELAEAVCAASEDYYLIEQNKPASKSDALKIITEIPDGKTRFDKFVLAVLDENEKPIGLVDIVSDYPRKGRWFIGLLLLTPDARHNGLGKVLHQTIKEWASDGGADSLALGVLAENEKGRGFFEYLGYTKEETKQANYGGKEQEVSIFTLAIK, encoded by the coding sequence ATGAAACGTAATTATCATGTGAAATTTTTAAATGAAAAAGATGTAGAACTTGCAGAAGCTGTGTGCGCGGCATCAGAAGATTATTATTTAATTGAACAAAACAAACCCGCATCGAAAAGTGATGCATTAAAAATTATCACAGAAATTCCAGACGGGAAAACAAGATTCGATAAATTCGTACTAGCAGTGTTGGATGAAAATGAAAAACCAATCGGCTTAGTGGATATTGTTTCTGATTATCCGAGAAAAGGTCGCTGGTTTATTGGTTTACTTCTTTTAACGCCAGATGCTCGTCATAATGGCCTTGGGAAAGTACTTCACCAAACAATCAAAGAGTGGGCAAGTGACGGCGGGGCAGATTCATTAGCCTTAGGAGTTTTAGCTGAGAATGAAAAAGGCCGTGGATTCTTTGAATACCTTGGCTACACGAAAGAAGAAACCAAACAAGCTAATTATGGCGGAAAAGAACAAGAAGTTAGTATTTTCACTTTAGCGATTAAATAA
- a CDS encoding Crp/Fnr family transcriptional regulator → MAYPFNHKEFIAMMEQYNLKSNIITIPEHTILNDLVTENQDCVYLLKSGILAGYIDFDNDKIYSIFTANFFMGYYTIFENTPLVLTYQTLTECEVIIYKKKDIEYSLSLFPENFGFQYTIMRTIAKHGYYKSLLQYRDKKDQLAFVFEMLVKILDIPVEDGVAVLPKSISTTVIKNYCTLSKAFFYSQLKELKEAGIISKVKLQWRINMEALLEKNNTIV, encoded by the coding sequence ATGGCCTATCCATTTAATCACAAAGAGTTTATTGCAATGATGGAGCAATACAATTTAAAATCTAACATCATCACAATACCTGAACATACCATTTTAAATGATTTAGTTACTGAAAATCAGGATTGTGTGTATTTACTAAAATCCGGGATACTCGCCGGATATATTGATTTCGATAATGATAAAATTTATTCTATATTTACTGCTAATTTCTTCATGGGGTATTATACAATTTTCGAAAACACGCCCCTCGTTTTAACGTATCAAACACTAACTGAATGTGAAGTAATTATTTACAAGAAGAAAGATATCGAGTATTCGCTTTCGCTCTTCCCTGAAAACTTTGGATTTCAGTATACTATTATGAGAACTATCGCCAAACACGGTTATTACAAATCGCTTTTACAATATCGTGATAAAAAAGATCAACTCGCTTTTGTTTTCGAAATGCTAGTTAAAATCCTTGATATCCCAGTGGAAGATGGGGTCGCCGTGCTACCTAAATCCATCAGTACAACTGTTATAAAAAACTATTGTACCTTATCCAAGGCTTTCTTTTACTCTCAACTGAAAGAACTAAAAGAAGCAGGGATTATTTCAAAAGTAAAACTACAATGGCGTATTAACATGGAAGCTCTTTTAGAAAAAAACAATACGATCGTCTAA
- a CDS encoding ComEC/Rec2 family competence protein: MKKGILNVLLAFALIMGLSVPSSMQAQAAAPTIKVHFIDVGQGDAIYIKAPSGEDILIDAGNKGKGKIVVNYLKKLKVKDIEIMIASHSDADNVGGLPEVMNNIKVKSLYAPNSTNTTAAYKDFVNTAKKKKLAIKTAKAGVKLPVKGVNAQFVGPVKTYGKTDRNNWSAVLHVAYKKNTFLFTGDAQTKAESDMIKAKKTLRADVLKVSTQGSKTATSQAFVNVVKPKYAIISVGKNGYGHPTSQTVNRLTKAKAKVYRTDRNKTIVVTGNGSSYSIGK, encoded by the coding sequence ATGAAAAAAGGGATTTTAAACGTATTATTGGCTTTTGCTTTAATTATGGGGCTATCTGTACCAAGTTCTATGCAAGCTCAGGCAGCAGCACCAACAATAAAAGTGCATTTCATTGATGTTGGCCAAGGGGACGCCATTTATATCAAAGCACCTAGTGGAGAAGATATTTTAATTGATGCAGGTAACAAAGGAAAAGGGAAAATTGTCGTTAATTATTTAAAAAAACTTAAAGTAAAAGATATTGAGATTATGATTGCTTCTCATTCAGATGCAGATAACGTGGGTGGATTACCAGAAGTCATGAATAATATCAAAGTTAAAAGCCTGTACGCACCCAACTCTACTAACACGACTGCTGCTTACAAAGATTTTGTGAATACAGCGAAAAAGAAAAAATTAGCTATTAAAACGGCAAAGGCTGGTGTAAAGCTCCCCGTCAAAGGAGTGAATGCTCAATTTGTGGGTCCAGTTAAAACATACGGAAAAACAGATCGTAACAACTGGAGCGCTGTTCTCCATGTCGCATATAAGAAAAACACATTCTTATTCACCGGAGATGCGCAAACCAAAGCAGAAAGCGATATGATTAAGGCAAAGAAAACATTACGCGCGGATGTGCTGAAAGTAAGCACACAAGGCTCCAAAACCGCAACAAGCCAAGCATTCGTCAATGTTGTAAAACCAAAATACGCTATTATTAGCGTTGGTAAAAATGGCTACGGTCATCCTACCTCCCAAACCGTTAATAGATTAACAAAAGCAAAGGCGAAAGTGTATCGCACAGATCGTAATAAAACTATCGTTGTAACAGGAAACGGTTCATCTTATTCTATCGGAAAATAA
- a CDS encoding Cof-type HAD-IIB family hydrolase, whose protein sequence is MTKKYLICSDIDGTLLHQDQTVSEKTRDLIQTLENDGHIFSISTGRMYHSAREVGLKVSNSGHVIASNGSYAAIRDEQLLKTTLEEKAIRETYDIMHDFDLPLFFFSTNTLFYTKEPPAFFRELADKSRLDTGDDCFSLVSINDKAVFDENMNQFLNAIVVAEDDIARLADVRIALDKANGIRVLSSHHNNLEILPANSDKKTAVEALGSYYDIPRERIITFGDGENDIGMLQYAGTGVAMANASDNVKAAANHLTDTNEADGVYKFLKEFIS, encoded by the coding sequence TTGACTAAAAAATATTTGATTTGTTCCGATATTGATGGAACTCTACTACACCAAGACCAGACAGTATCTGAAAAAACACGTGATTTAATTCAAACTTTAGAAAATGACGGCCATATTTTTTCTATTTCAACTGGTCGAATGTATCATTCCGCTCGCGAAGTTGGTTTAAAAGTAAGTAATTCAGGTCATGTTATCGCATCTAATGGTTCTTACGCAGCCATTCGCGATGAACAACTGCTCAAAACCACTTTAGAAGAAAAAGCCATTCGCGAAACTTACGACATTATGCATGATTTCGATTTACCACTATTTTTCTTTTCTACGAATACACTCTTCTATACAAAAGAGCCACCTGCTTTCTTCCGAGAACTTGCGGATAAAAGTCGTTTAGATACTGGAGATGATTGTTTTTCACTTGTATCTATTAATGACAAAGCCGTTTTTGATGAGAATATGAATCAATTTTTGAATGCCATTGTTGTAGCTGAGGATGATATCGCTCGTTTGGCTGATGTCCGCATTGCTTTAGACAAAGCAAATGGTATTCGTGTTTTATCTTCTCACCATAATAATTTAGAAATTCTTCCAGCAAATTCTGACAAAAAAACAGCTGTTGAAGCACTTGGATCTTATTATGATATTCCACGCGAAAGAATTATTACTTTTGGTGATGGCGAAAATGATATCGGCATGCTACAATATGCTGGGACTGGTGTTGCGATGGCAAATGCAAGCGATAATGTCAAAGCAGCAGCAAATCATCTTACTGACACGAATGAAGCAGATGGGGTTTACAAATTTCTAAAAGAATTCATTTCATAA
- a CDS encoding Gfo/Idh/MocA family protein, whose product MGNLNWAILGPGLIAHEFAEGMRGLNREIYAVGARSLEKGQAFASQYGIKNVYDDFDKMLADPAIDVVYIATPHSNHYEFIMKSLHNGKHVLAEKAITVSSKELNEINALAKEKGLIVKEAMTIFHMPLYKKLREIVDSGAIGKLKIIQVAFGSAKEKDPKNRFYNMDLAGGALLDIGTYALSFARYFLSETPDEVLTTMKKFETGVDEQSGILLKNKEEELAVVSLSFRAKMPKRGVIACEEGFITVDEYPRASRATVTHTTTGKVEEIEAGETSKALEYEILAMEESVATGENTTYQLTNDVIAIMSDVRTQWGIKFPFEK is encoded by the coding sequence ATGGGAAATTTAAACTGGGCAATTCTTGGACCAGGTTTGATTGCGCACGAATTTGCAGAGGGAATGCGGGGACTGAACCGCGAAATTTATGCGGTAGGAGCACGGAGTTTAGAGAAGGGGCAAGCGTTCGCAAGTCAATACGGAATTAAAAATGTATACGATGACTTTGACAAAATGCTTGCTGACCCGGCGATAGATGTAGTTTATATCGCTACGCCACATTCTAACCACTACGAATTCATCATGAAAAGCCTACATAATGGCAAACATGTTTTAGCCGAAAAAGCGATAACTGTAAGCAGCAAAGAACTTAATGAAATCAATGCGCTAGCCAAAGAAAAAGGCCTGATTGTCAAAGAAGCGATGACTATATTCCATATGCCGCTTTATAAAAAACTACGAGAAATTGTAGACTCAGGAGCAATTGGTAAATTGAAAATTATTCAGGTTGCTTTTGGCAGTGCTAAAGAAAAAGATCCGAAAAATCGTTTTTACAATATGGATTTGGCGGGTGGTGCGTTACTTGATATTGGGACGTATGCACTTAGCTTTGCGCGCTACTTTTTAAGTGAAACACCGGATGAAGTTTTGACGACAATGAAGAAATTCGAAACAGGTGTGGACGAACAATCAGGAATTTTACTCAAAAATAAAGAAGAGGAATTAGCTGTTGTATCCCTATCTTTCCGTGCCAAAATGCCGAAACGGGGTGTTATTGCTTGCGAAGAAGGATTTATCACAGTAGACGAGTATCCTCGTGCTAGCCGAGCAACCGTGACACATACAACCACCGGAAAAGTAGAAGAAATCGAGGCAGGTGAAACAAGCAAAGCGCTAGAATATGAAATTTTAGCCATGGAAGAGAGCGTTGCAACAGGAGAGAATACGACTTATCAATTAACCAACGATGTGATTGCGATTATGAGTGATGTTAGAACCCAGTGGGGAATTAAATTTCCTTTTGAAAAATAA